In Malus sylvestris chromosome 15, drMalSylv7.2, whole genome shotgun sequence, a single genomic region encodes these proteins:
- the LOC126604167 gene encoding uncharacterized protein LOC126604167 isoform X1, whose protein sequence is MAKRSDFAQKLLDDLRVRKEKMGAPQSSNCWNSMAVDAYACSEQNHRGRADVSTNGPIGSGGSSRTPIVQEGSNLIVAYGRGGRSSEPMGDFSVALAFALENVGKLGKADTSSRSPMLGFLNQIGRGAVEFSEMEGKGSVNRHFGSSNHFPNLSHHHIEEISRGAHKLNQILEACSNGLNVDRFSMEVGKELVKEAMDLEESLRMLVNLQETSEYIVSSQMKNPITLLDEEDNAVKMAKEKQIDLPSFSFDKGSRHPRKNQEVGRPGFEQKVTAALTYTTEGSGLNREKLGKITSSTSVSQRQSVSYTAGVKNPSTEQKESKPEKERIPIVIAKLMGLNELPKNENLKHTAEEDLSSKSKRERHVIEQTTNESSKISGVKTKDPLMQNMTFVSQAEKRMLANNISIGVVVHDPEEFKPVAILGNATIKSDKHQRPSQTFKQDKPVMQAKPGFKEIRVPVEKQNGNNVLPRNQQHKPPYDVELQQQSMALKSESPKEKRRQETKERQIPQPKLVAKKQRRSEMISRRKSKGAVDLQKKQTLAEQTRVNKKIAREAAATVQSTRVPNGKYHENLVRSKSSADLNFNKKDFSPNSLDPQQAKENFGTLPAMEERSVHAAPPLQKAKSRRVNKSEMPQRIDEVATRRSYEKRGSHNATEKVRASRLKQAEPHIVKSNKSTASVQPLDSGQNQHKEAELEAPTLYDPNEVESRRLEKSQTLLPKESYDQQDQAPAFGDDECITASITVNVAGNRDICYAEVLEHHKALNLRKQEPTEIENHLKQVVIKSHHFLNTAEALFKLDIPFSILHDSGRDCNPDVDSKLTLDCAYEVMKRKGIRHELNVHPKCEKISISFVKIRSLNELVRQLHKDFETLKFYGRKGKYECEAEAYLPKMLESDMHSWEPELNCMWDMGWDKTMFAVVEVDEVVKDLERLVLGGLVDELTRDLFRTGFSAIH, encoded by the exons ATGGCAAAGAGATCGGATTTTGCGCAGAAGCTGCTGGACGATCTTCGCGTCCGCAAGGAGAAAATGGGTGCGCCTCAGAGTTCAAACTGTTGGAATTCAATGGCAGTAG ATGCATATGCTTGTTCCGAGCAGAATCATAGAGGAAGAGCGGATGTAAGCACCAATGGACCA ATTGGCTCCGGAGGAAGTAGCAGAACACCGATTGTTCAAGAGGGTTCGAATCTGATTGTTGCTTACGGGAGAGGAGGTAGGAGCTCAGAACCAATGGGAGATTTTTCCGTGGCATTGGCTTTTGCACTTGAAAATGTTGGAAAGCTCGGGAAAGCGGATACATCTAGCAGAAGTCCAATGCtaggatttttgaatcaaattgGGAGGGGAGCCGTGGAGTTCAGCGAGATGGAAGGAAAAGGTAGCGTCAATAGGCACTTCGGTTCAAGTAACCATTTTCCTAACCTTTCTCATCACCATATCGAAGAAATATCGAGAGGAGCACATAAATTGAATCAGATCCTAGAGGCCTGCTCGAATGGACTTAATGTTGATAGATTTTCAATGGAAGTTGGGAAGGAGTTAGTGAAAGAGGCAATGGATTTGGAAGAGTCCTTGAGAATGCTTGTAAACCTGCAGGAAACTTCTGAATACATAGTCAGCTCTCAGATGAAAAATCCGATCACATTGCTAGATGAGGAAGATAATGCTGTCAAAATGGCTAAGGAAAAGCAAATTGATCTGCCAAGCTTCTCCTTTGACAAGGGTTCGAGACACCCGCGTAAAAATCAAGAAGTTGGAAGGCCCGGGTTCGAGCAGAAGGTGACTGCAGCTCTAACTTACACTACAGAAGGTAGTGGCTTAAACCGCGAAAAGCTAGGGAAAATAACCTCCTCAACGTCAGTTTCTCAGAGGCAATCAGTCAGCTATACCGCAGGTGTCAAGAATCCATCAACAGAACAGAAAGAGTCTAAACCAGAAAAGGAGAGGATTCCAATTGTAATTGCAAAACTAATGGGGCTGAATGAGCTTCCAAAAAACGAAAACTTGAAGCACACCGCGGAGGAAGACTTGAGTTCCAAGTCAAAAAGAGAAAGGCACGTGATAGAGCAAACAACAAATGAAAGCAGTAAGATTTCTGGGGTTAAGACTAAGGATCCTTTGATGCAGAATATGACGTTTGTTTCGCAAGCAGAGAAAAGAATGCTTGCCAATAATATCAGCATTGGGGTAGTTGTTCATGATCCGGAAGAATTTAAACCCGTGGCAATATTAGGAAATGCAACCATCAAATCAGATAAGCACCAAAGACCTAGTCAGACCTTCAAACAGGATAAACCTGTGATGCAAGCAAAACCAGGGTTCAAGGAAATTCGGGTTCCAGTGGAAAAGCAAAATGGGAACAACGTTCTCCCAAGAAATCAGCAGCATAAGCCCCCATATGATGTTGAACTCCAGCAGCAAtccatggctttgaaatctGAGTCACCGAAAGAAAAGCGCAGACAGGAGACGAAGGAGCGGCAAATTCCACAACCAAAGTTGGTGGCGAAGAAACAACGAAGAAGTGAAATGATATCAAGAAGAAAGTCAAAAGGGGCAGTAGATTTGCAAAAGAAGCAGACACTAGCAGAGCAAACTAGGGTAAATAAGAAAATCGCTAGAGAAGCCGCTGCAACAGTGCAATCCACAAGAGTTCCAAATGGCAAATATCATGAAAATCTGGTCAGAAGCAAAAGTTCCGCTGACTTGAATTTCAACAAGAAAGATTTTTCACCAAACTCCTTGGATCCTCaacaagcaaaagaaaattttggcACTCTACCGGCTATGGAGGAGAGATCAGTTCATGCAGCACCACCACTGCAGAAGGCAAAATCTAGAAGAGTGAATAAAAGCGAAATGCCTCAAAGAATCGATGAAGTGGCAACCAGACGAAGCTATGAAAAACGTGGTAGTCACAATGCAACAGAAAAAGTTAGAGCCAGCAGGCTAAAACAAGCTGAGCCACACATCGTCAAGTCCAACAAATCAACAGCAAGCGTTCAACCACTAGATTCAGGGCAAAACCAACATAAAGAAGCAGAGCTGGAGGCTCCCACTTTGTATGATCCCAATGAAGTTGAAAGTCGAAGACTCGAAAAATCACAAACTCTACTTCCAAAGGAAAGT TATGATCAACAAGATCAAGCACCTGCTTTCGGAGATGATGAGTGCATAACTGCATCAATTACAGTTAATG ttgcaGGAAACCGTGACATTTGTTATGCAGAAGTATTGGAGCACCATAAAGCACTCAACCTGAGAAAACAAGAGCCGACAGAAATTGAAAACCACCTGAAGCAGGTAGTGATCAAGAGCCATCATTTCCTCAACACAGCAGAAGCACTTTTCAAGCTCGACATCCCTTTCAGCATTCTTCACGACAGCGGCCGCGACTGCAACCCAGATGTAGACAGCAAGCTCACATTAGACTGTGCCTACGAAGTAATGAAACGAAAAGGGATAAGGCACGAGCTCAATGTTCATCCTAAATGCGAGAAGATATCAATAAGTTTTGTCAAAATACGGTCCTTGAATGAGCTGGTTAGGCAACTGCATAAAGATTTCGAGACTCTGAAGTTCTACGggagaaaaggaaaatatgaATGTGAGGCGGAAGCGTATCTGCCCAAAATGCTGGAAAGCGATATGCATAGCTGGGAGCCGGAACTGAATTGCATGTGGGATATGGGTTGGGATAAAACTATGTTTGCAGTTGTTGAAGTAGATGAAGTTGTGAAAGATTTGGAGAGGCTTGTGCTCGGTGGACTTGTAGATGAGCTTACCAGAGACCTCTTTCGCACGGGTTTTTCAGCGATACATTAA
- the LOC126604167 gene encoding uncharacterized protein LOC126604167 isoform X2 — MAKRSDFAQKLLDDLRVRKEKMGAPQSSNCWNSMAVDAYACSEQNHRGRADVSTNGPIGSGGSSRTPIVQEGSNLIVAYGRGGRSSEPMGDFSVALAFALENVGKLGKADTSSRSPMLGFLNQIGRGAVEFSEMEGKGSVNRHFGSSNHFPNLSHHHIEEISRGAHKLNQILEACSNGLNVDRFSMEVGKELVKEAMDLEESLRMLVNLQETSEYIVSSQMKNPITLLDEEDNAVKMAKEKQIDLPSFSFDKGSRHPRKNQEVGRPGFEQKVTAALTYTTEGSGLNREKLGKITSSTSVSQRQSVSYTAGVKNPSTEQKESKPEKERIPIVIAKLMGLNELPKNENLKHTAEEDLSSKSKRERHVIEQTTNESSKISGVKTKDPLMQNMTFVSQAEKRMLANNISIGVVVHDPEEFKPVAILGNATIKSDKHQRPSQTFKQDKPVMQAKPGFKEIRVPVEKQNGNNVLPRNQQHKPPYDVELQQQSMALKSESPKEKRRQETKERQIPQPKLVAKKQRRSEMISRRKSKGAVDLQKKQTLAEQTRVNKKIAREAAATVQSTRVPNGKYHENLVRSKSSADLNFNKKDFSPNSLDPQQAKENFGTLPAMEERSVHAAPPLQKAKSRRVNKSEMPQRIDEVATRRSYEKRGSHNATEKVRASRLKQAEPHIVKSNKSTASVQPLDSGQNQHKEAELEAPTLYDPNEVESRRLEKSQTLLPKESYDQQDQAPAFGDDECITASITVNGNRDICYAEVLEHHKALNLRKQEPTEIENHLKQVVIKSHHFLNTAEALFKLDIPFSILHDSGRDCNPDVDSKLTLDCAYEVMKRKGIRHELNVHPKCEKISISFVKIRSLNELVRQLHKDFETLKFYGRKGKYECEAEAYLPKMLESDMHSWEPELNCMWDMGWDKTMFAVVEVDEVVKDLERLVLGGLVDELTRDLFRTGFSAIH, encoded by the exons ATGGCAAAGAGATCGGATTTTGCGCAGAAGCTGCTGGACGATCTTCGCGTCCGCAAGGAGAAAATGGGTGCGCCTCAGAGTTCAAACTGTTGGAATTCAATGGCAGTAG ATGCATATGCTTGTTCCGAGCAGAATCATAGAGGAAGAGCGGATGTAAGCACCAATGGACCA ATTGGCTCCGGAGGAAGTAGCAGAACACCGATTGTTCAAGAGGGTTCGAATCTGATTGTTGCTTACGGGAGAGGAGGTAGGAGCTCAGAACCAATGGGAGATTTTTCCGTGGCATTGGCTTTTGCACTTGAAAATGTTGGAAAGCTCGGGAAAGCGGATACATCTAGCAGAAGTCCAATGCtaggatttttgaatcaaattgGGAGGGGAGCCGTGGAGTTCAGCGAGATGGAAGGAAAAGGTAGCGTCAATAGGCACTTCGGTTCAAGTAACCATTTTCCTAACCTTTCTCATCACCATATCGAAGAAATATCGAGAGGAGCACATAAATTGAATCAGATCCTAGAGGCCTGCTCGAATGGACTTAATGTTGATAGATTTTCAATGGAAGTTGGGAAGGAGTTAGTGAAAGAGGCAATGGATTTGGAAGAGTCCTTGAGAATGCTTGTAAACCTGCAGGAAACTTCTGAATACATAGTCAGCTCTCAGATGAAAAATCCGATCACATTGCTAGATGAGGAAGATAATGCTGTCAAAATGGCTAAGGAAAAGCAAATTGATCTGCCAAGCTTCTCCTTTGACAAGGGTTCGAGACACCCGCGTAAAAATCAAGAAGTTGGAAGGCCCGGGTTCGAGCAGAAGGTGACTGCAGCTCTAACTTACACTACAGAAGGTAGTGGCTTAAACCGCGAAAAGCTAGGGAAAATAACCTCCTCAACGTCAGTTTCTCAGAGGCAATCAGTCAGCTATACCGCAGGTGTCAAGAATCCATCAACAGAACAGAAAGAGTCTAAACCAGAAAAGGAGAGGATTCCAATTGTAATTGCAAAACTAATGGGGCTGAATGAGCTTCCAAAAAACGAAAACTTGAAGCACACCGCGGAGGAAGACTTGAGTTCCAAGTCAAAAAGAGAAAGGCACGTGATAGAGCAAACAACAAATGAAAGCAGTAAGATTTCTGGGGTTAAGACTAAGGATCCTTTGATGCAGAATATGACGTTTGTTTCGCAAGCAGAGAAAAGAATGCTTGCCAATAATATCAGCATTGGGGTAGTTGTTCATGATCCGGAAGAATTTAAACCCGTGGCAATATTAGGAAATGCAACCATCAAATCAGATAAGCACCAAAGACCTAGTCAGACCTTCAAACAGGATAAACCTGTGATGCAAGCAAAACCAGGGTTCAAGGAAATTCGGGTTCCAGTGGAAAAGCAAAATGGGAACAACGTTCTCCCAAGAAATCAGCAGCATAAGCCCCCATATGATGTTGAACTCCAGCAGCAAtccatggctttgaaatctGAGTCACCGAAAGAAAAGCGCAGACAGGAGACGAAGGAGCGGCAAATTCCACAACCAAAGTTGGTGGCGAAGAAACAACGAAGAAGTGAAATGATATCAAGAAGAAAGTCAAAAGGGGCAGTAGATTTGCAAAAGAAGCAGACACTAGCAGAGCAAACTAGGGTAAATAAGAAAATCGCTAGAGAAGCCGCTGCAACAGTGCAATCCACAAGAGTTCCAAATGGCAAATATCATGAAAATCTGGTCAGAAGCAAAAGTTCCGCTGACTTGAATTTCAACAAGAAAGATTTTTCACCAAACTCCTTGGATCCTCaacaagcaaaagaaaattttggcACTCTACCGGCTATGGAGGAGAGATCAGTTCATGCAGCACCACCACTGCAGAAGGCAAAATCTAGAAGAGTGAATAAAAGCGAAATGCCTCAAAGAATCGATGAAGTGGCAACCAGACGAAGCTATGAAAAACGTGGTAGTCACAATGCAACAGAAAAAGTTAGAGCCAGCAGGCTAAAACAAGCTGAGCCACACATCGTCAAGTCCAACAAATCAACAGCAAGCGTTCAACCACTAGATTCAGGGCAAAACCAACATAAAGAAGCAGAGCTGGAGGCTCCCACTTTGTATGATCCCAATGAAGTTGAAAGTCGAAGACTCGAAAAATCACAAACTCTACTTCCAAAGGAAAGT TATGATCAACAAGATCAAGCACCTGCTTTCGGAGATGATGAGTGCATAACTGCATCAATTACAGTTAATG GAAACCGTGACATTTGTTATGCAGAAGTATTGGAGCACCATAAAGCACTCAACCTGAGAAAACAAGAGCCGACAGAAATTGAAAACCACCTGAAGCAGGTAGTGATCAAGAGCCATCATTTCCTCAACACAGCAGAAGCACTTTTCAAGCTCGACATCCCTTTCAGCATTCTTCACGACAGCGGCCGCGACTGCAACCCAGATGTAGACAGCAAGCTCACATTAGACTGTGCCTACGAAGTAATGAAACGAAAAGGGATAAGGCACGAGCTCAATGTTCATCCTAAATGCGAGAAGATATCAATAAGTTTTGTCAAAATACGGTCCTTGAATGAGCTGGTTAGGCAACTGCATAAAGATTTCGAGACTCTGAAGTTCTACGggagaaaaggaaaatatgaATGTGAGGCGGAAGCGTATCTGCCCAAAATGCTGGAAAGCGATATGCATAGCTGGGAGCCGGAACTGAATTGCATGTGGGATATGGGTTGGGATAAAACTATGTTTGCAGTTGTTGAAGTAGATGAAGTTGTGAAAGATTTGGAGAGGCTTGTGCTCGGTGGACTTGTAGATGAGCTTACCAGAGACCTCTTTCGCACGGGTTTTTCAGCGATACATTAA
- the LOC126604167 gene encoding uncharacterized protein LOC126604167 isoform X4: MAKRSDFAQKLLDDLRVRKEKMGAPQSSNCWNSMAVDAYACSEQNHRGRADVSTNGPIGSGGSSRTPIVQEGSNLIVAYGRGGRSSEPMGDFSVALAFALENVGKLGKADTSSRSPMLGFLNQIGRGAVEFSEMEGKGSVNRHFGSSNHFPNLSHHHIEEISRGAHKLNQILEACSNGLNVDRFSMEVGKELVKEAMDLEESLRMLVNLQETSEYIVSSQMKNPITLLDEEDNAVKMAKEKQIDLPSFSFDKGSRHPRKNQEVGRPGFEQKVTAALTYTTEGSGLNREKLGKITSSTSVSQRQSVSYTAGVKNPSTEQKESKPEKERIPIVIAKLMGLNELPKNENLKHTAEEDLSSKSKRERHVIEQTTNESSKISGVKTKDPLMQNMTFVSQAEKRMLANNISIGVVVHDPEEFKPVAILGNATIKSDKHQRPSQTFKQDKPVMQAKPGFKEIRVPVEKQNGNNVLPRNQQHKPPYDVELQQQSMALKSESPKEKRRQETKERQIPQPKLVAKKQRRSEMISRRKSKGAVDLQKKQTLAEQTRVNKKIAREAAATVQSTRVPNGKYHENLVRSKSSADLNFNKKDFSPNSLDPQQAKENFGTLPAMEERSVHAAPPLQKAKSRRVNKSEMPQRIDEVATRRSYEKRGSHNATEKVRASRLKQAEPHIVKSNKSTASVQPLDSGQNQHKEAELEAPTLYDPNEVESRRLEKSQTLLPKESYDQQDQAPAFGDDECITASITVNEVLEHHKALNLRKQEPTEIENHLKQVVIKSHHFLNTAEALFKLDIPFSILHDSGRDCNPDVDSKLTLDCAYEVMKRKGIRHELNVHPKCEKISISFVKIRSLNELVRQLHKDFETLKFYGRKGKYECEAEAYLPKMLESDMHSWEPELNCMWDMGWDKTMFAVVEVDEVVKDLERLVLGGLVDELTRDLFRTGFSAIH, translated from the exons ATGGCAAAGAGATCGGATTTTGCGCAGAAGCTGCTGGACGATCTTCGCGTCCGCAAGGAGAAAATGGGTGCGCCTCAGAGTTCAAACTGTTGGAATTCAATGGCAGTAG ATGCATATGCTTGTTCCGAGCAGAATCATAGAGGAAGAGCGGATGTAAGCACCAATGGACCA ATTGGCTCCGGAGGAAGTAGCAGAACACCGATTGTTCAAGAGGGTTCGAATCTGATTGTTGCTTACGGGAGAGGAGGTAGGAGCTCAGAACCAATGGGAGATTTTTCCGTGGCATTGGCTTTTGCACTTGAAAATGTTGGAAAGCTCGGGAAAGCGGATACATCTAGCAGAAGTCCAATGCtaggatttttgaatcaaattgGGAGGGGAGCCGTGGAGTTCAGCGAGATGGAAGGAAAAGGTAGCGTCAATAGGCACTTCGGTTCAAGTAACCATTTTCCTAACCTTTCTCATCACCATATCGAAGAAATATCGAGAGGAGCACATAAATTGAATCAGATCCTAGAGGCCTGCTCGAATGGACTTAATGTTGATAGATTTTCAATGGAAGTTGGGAAGGAGTTAGTGAAAGAGGCAATGGATTTGGAAGAGTCCTTGAGAATGCTTGTAAACCTGCAGGAAACTTCTGAATACATAGTCAGCTCTCAGATGAAAAATCCGATCACATTGCTAGATGAGGAAGATAATGCTGTCAAAATGGCTAAGGAAAAGCAAATTGATCTGCCAAGCTTCTCCTTTGACAAGGGTTCGAGACACCCGCGTAAAAATCAAGAAGTTGGAAGGCCCGGGTTCGAGCAGAAGGTGACTGCAGCTCTAACTTACACTACAGAAGGTAGTGGCTTAAACCGCGAAAAGCTAGGGAAAATAACCTCCTCAACGTCAGTTTCTCAGAGGCAATCAGTCAGCTATACCGCAGGTGTCAAGAATCCATCAACAGAACAGAAAGAGTCTAAACCAGAAAAGGAGAGGATTCCAATTGTAATTGCAAAACTAATGGGGCTGAATGAGCTTCCAAAAAACGAAAACTTGAAGCACACCGCGGAGGAAGACTTGAGTTCCAAGTCAAAAAGAGAAAGGCACGTGATAGAGCAAACAACAAATGAAAGCAGTAAGATTTCTGGGGTTAAGACTAAGGATCCTTTGATGCAGAATATGACGTTTGTTTCGCAAGCAGAGAAAAGAATGCTTGCCAATAATATCAGCATTGGGGTAGTTGTTCATGATCCGGAAGAATTTAAACCCGTGGCAATATTAGGAAATGCAACCATCAAATCAGATAAGCACCAAAGACCTAGTCAGACCTTCAAACAGGATAAACCTGTGATGCAAGCAAAACCAGGGTTCAAGGAAATTCGGGTTCCAGTGGAAAAGCAAAATGGGAACAACGTTCTCCCAAGAAATCAGCAGCATAAGCCCCCATATGATGTTGAACTCCAGCAGCAAtccatggctttgaaatctGAGTCACCGAAAGAAAAGCGCAGACAGGAGACGAAGGAGCGGCAAATTCCACAACCAAAGTTGGTGGCGAAGAAACAACGAAGAAGTGAAATGATATCAAGAAGAAAGTCAAAAGGGGCAGTAGATTTGCAAAAGAAGCAGACACTAGCAGAGCAAACTAGGGTAAATAAGAAAATCGCTAGAGAAGCCGCTGCAACAGTGCAATCCACAAGAGTTCCAAATGGCAAATATCATGAAAATCTGGTCAGAAGCAAAAGTTCCGCTGACTTGAATTTCAACAAGAAAGATTTTTCACCAAACTCCTTGGATCCTCaacaagcaaaagaaaattttggcACTCTACCGGCTATGGAGGAGAGATCAGTTCATGCAGCACCACCACTGCAGAAGGCAAAATCTAGAAGAGTGAATAAAAGCGAAATGCCTCAAAGAATCGATGAAGTGGCAACCAGACGAAGCTATGAAAAACGTGGTAGTCACAATGCAACAGAAAAAGTTAGAGCCAGCAGGCTAAAACAAGCTGAGCCACACATCGTCAAGTCCAACAAATCAACAGCAAGCGTTCAACCACTAGATTCAGGGCAAAACCAACATAAAGAAGCAGAGCTGGAGGCTCCCACTTTGTATGATCCCAATGAAGTTGAAAGTCGAAGACTCGAAAAATCACAAACTCTACTTCCAAAGGAAAGT TATGATCAACAAGATCAAGCACCTGCTTTCGGAGATGATGAGTGCATAACTGCATCAATTACAGTTAATG AAGTATTGGAGCACCATAAAGCACTCAACCTGAGAAAACAAGAGCCGACAGAAATTGAAAACCACCTGAAGCAGGTAGTGATCAAGAGCCATCATTTCCTCAACACAGCAGAAGCACTTTTCAAGCTCGACATCCCTTTCAGCATTCTTCACGACAGCGGCCGCGACTGCAACCCAGATGTAGACAGCAAGCTCACATTAGACTGTGCCTACGAAGTAATGAAACGAAAAGGGATAAGGCACGAGCTCAATGTTCATCCTAAATGCGAGAAGATATCAATAAGTTTTGTCAAAATACGGTCCTTGAATGAGCTGGTTAGGCAACTGCATAAAGATTTCGAGACTCTGAAGTTCTACGggagaaaaggaaaatatgaATGTGAGGCGGAAGCGTATCTGCCCAAAATGCTGGAAAGCGATATGCATAGCTGGGAGCCGGAACTGAATTGCATGTGGGATATGGGTTGGGATAAAACTATGTTTGCAGTTGTTGAAGTAGATGAAGTTGTGAAAGATTTGGAGAGGCTTGTGCTCGGTGGACTTGTAGATGAGCTTACCAGAGACCTCTTTCGCACGGGTTTTTCAGCGATACATTAA